A genome region from Maridesulfovibrio salexigens DSM 2638 includes the following:
- the pal gene encoding peptidoglycan-associated lipoprotein Pal, protein MRSKAIILCVVFMLIAGLGTGCSKKQVESSPASPAVEERMAQQQENEQLKSEEQARLERERALQEQALEEERQAAAAKKEFDNAVVELGNMVHFDFDSFEIKQEYRPLLQQKAEILKKYDNVTMVIEGYCDDRGTEEYNLALGERRARAAYEFLILLGVTPERLSIVSFGEEDPLDPGQNETAWAKNRRAQFRLTY, encoded by the coding sequence ATGAGATCTAAAGCGATAATATTGTGTGTTGTATTCATGTTGATTGCCGGTCTTGGTACTGGTTGTTCCAAGAAACAAGTTGAATCTTCCCCGGCCAGCCCTGCAGTAGAGGAAAGAATGGCCCAGCAGCAGGAGAACGAACAGCTTAAGAGTGAAGAGCAGGCCCGTTTGGAAAGGGAGAGAGCTCTTCAGGAGCAGGCCCTTGAAGAAGAGCGTCAGGCTGCTGCCGCTAAAAAAGAATTTGATAATGCTGTTGTAGAGCTTGGAAATATGGTCCATTTTGATTTCGACTCTTTTGAAATCAAGCAGGAATATCGTCCCTTGCTGCAGCAGAAGGCTGAAATTCTTAAGAAGTACGACAACGTAACTATGGTTATCGAAGGTTACTGCGATGATCGTGGAACCGAAGAATACAACCTTGCTCTTGGCGAGCGTCGTGCCCGTGCAGCATACGAGTTTCTTATTCTGCTCGGAGTGACACCTGAGAGATTGAGCATTGTTAGTTTCGGTGAAGAAGATCCTCTTGATCCCGGTCAGAATGAGACCGCATGGGCTAAGAACAGAAGAGCTCAGTTCCGCCTTACTTACTAG